In the Candidatus Methylomirabilota bacterium genome, one interval contains:
- a CDS encoding ABC transporter substrate-binding protein, which translates to MNRRTFLCGLTLGTLALPLAAEAQQEGKVPRIGFLFYGSPGPSPELDAFRQGLRELGCIEGQNIAIEVRFASGRVERLPELAAELVRLKVDVIVTPGTPPSLAAKQATSTIPIVFAGVADAIGAGLVANFARPGGNITGLTGISAELGGKRLELLKEVAPKASRVAVLYNPADRSNVLVLKELQESAPALRLTLQPLAVRGPGEFEGAFVAMSRKRAHALFGAAGILTTEHRKAIVDLAAKSRIPAMWGERQFVEAGGLMSYAVNFYDQLRRAATYVDKILKGAKPADLPVEQPTKFELVINLKTAKALGLTIPPSLLLRADEVIQ; encoded by the coding sequence ATGAATCGGCGAACCTTCCTCTGCGGGCTGACGCTGGGAACGCTCGCCTTGCCCCTCGCCGCCGAAGCGCAGCAGGAAGGGAAGGTCCCACGGATCGGTTTCTTGTTCTACGGCTCTCCCGGGCCCTCGCCAGAACTCGACGCCTTCCGGCAAGGGCTGCGTGAGCTCGGTTGCATCGAGGGGCAGAACATTGCCATCGAGGTCCGATTCGCAAGCGGGCGGGTAGAGCGACTGCCCGAGCTCGCGGCCGAGCTGGTCCGTCTCAAGGTTGACGTGATCGTCACCCCAGGTACGCCACCGTCTCTGGCCGCCAAGCAGGCGACCAGCACGATCCCCATCGTCTTCGCGGGCGTTGCCGATGCGATAGGCGCCGGGCTCGTCGCCAACTTCGCGCGACCGGGTGGGAACATCACGGGGTTGACAGGTATCAGCGCCGAGTTAGGCGGGAAACGGTTGGAGCTCCTGAAGGAAGTTGCCCCCAAGGCTTCCCGCGTGGCGGTCCTCTATAATCCGGCCGACCGATCCAATGTGCTGGTATTGAAGGAGCTGCAGGAGTCGGCCCCGGCACTGCGCCTGACACTGCAACCGCTCGCGGTGCGAGGACCTGGCGAGTTCGAGGGCGCCTTTGTCGCGATGAGCCGGAAGCGCGCCCACGCGCTGTTCGGGGCTGCGGGTATTCTGACCACTGAGCACCGAAAAGCCATCGTAGACCTCGCTGCCAAGAGTCGGATACCGGCGATGTGGGGCGAACGGCAGTTTGTGGAGGCCGGCGGCCTCATGTCGTATGCGGTGAACTTTTACGACCAGTTACGACGCGCCGCCACCTACGTGGACAAGATCCTCAAGGGTGCCAAGCCCGCCGACCTGCCCGTCGAGCAGCCGACGAAGTTCGAGCTGGTCATCAACCTCAAGACCGCCAAGGCCCTCGGCCTGACGATCCCGCCGTCCCTGCTGCTGCGGGCCGATGAGGTCATCCAGTGA
- a CDS encoding FAD-binding oxidoreductase, producing MLADTMAQASADVVICGAGIAGVAAAYHLAVRRGVRRVVVVDERPPLTLTSDKSAECYRNWWPGPGDDQVALMNRSIDLLEELARESGNVFRLNRRGYLFATAEAGRVAEFERAASAAAALGAGPLRLHATAASDYQPAAAEGFDSTLRGTDVITEPSLIRRHYPWLARDTVALLHARRCGWFSGQQLGMYLLERARAHGVRLVEGRVERIDTAGGRVRGVTVRGTSGTQTIGTARAVVAAGPYLKDAGRLLGVDLPVFCELHAKIAFNDTLGAMPRGAPMTLWADPMRIDWSEQERAELAASVKHRRLVDELPPGAHGRPEGTGESTSVLGVWTYDVEPVEPTFPPNFDPAHQEVVLRGLARMIPAMAPYLDRMPRCFVDGGYYTKTRENRFLAGPLPVEGAYVIGALSGYGMMASNGAADLLADYIAERPLPRYAPAFRLDRYDDPAYVKLLENWGDSGQL from the coding sequence ATGCTCGCGGACACGATGGCACAGGCTTCCGCGGACGTCGTGATCTGCGGCGCGGGCATCGCCGGCGTCGCCGCCGCCTATCACCTGGCGGTGCGCCGCGGTGTGCGCCGCGTCGTGGTGGTCGATGAGAGGCCGCCCCTCACGCTGACCAGCGACAAGTCCGCCGAGTGCTACAGGAACTGGTGGCCCGGGCCCGGCGACGACCAGGTCGCCCTCATGAACCGCAGCATCGATCTCCTCGAGGAGCTGGCCCGCGAGAGCGGCAACGTCTTCCGGCTCAACCGCCGCGGCTACCTCTTCGCCACCGCCGAGGCCGGGCGCGTCGCCGAGTTCGAGCGAGCGGCTTCGGCTGCGGCCGCCCTCGGCGCGGGCCCCCTGCGCCTGCACGCAACGGCGGCGAGCGACTACCAGCCGGCGGCGGCCGAAGGATTCGACTCGACGCTCAGGGGCACGGACGTCATCACGGAGCCGTCGCTCATCAGGCGCCACTATCCATGGCTGGCGCGCGACACCGTGGCGCTGCTTCACGCCCGCCGCTGCGGCTGGTTCAGCGGCCAGCAGCTCGGCATGTACCTGCTCGAGCGCGCGCGCGCGCACGGCGTCCGGTTGGTCGAGGGCCGGGTGGAGCGGATCGACACGGCGGGCGGCCGCGTGCGCGGCGTGACGGTGCGTGGGACGTCCGGCACGCAGACGATCGGGACGGCGCGCGCCGTCGTAGCCGCTGGGCCGTACTTAAAGGACGCCGGACGGCTGCTCGGCGTCGACCTGCCGGTCTTCTGCGAGCTCCACGCGAAGATCGCCTTCAACGACACGCTGGGCGCCATGCCCCGCGGCGCGCCGATGACGCTCTGGGCCGATCCGATGAGGATCGACTGGTCCGAGCAGGAGCGCGCCGAGCTGGCCGCGTCCGTCAAGCACCGGCGCCTGGTCGACGAGCTGCCGCCGGGCGCGCACGGCAGGCCGGAAGGCACGGGCGAGAGCACGTCCGTCCTCGGCGTCTGGACTTATGACGTCGAGCCGGTCGAGCCCACCTTTCCGCCGAACTTCGATCCAGCGCACCAGGAGGTGGTCCTGCGCGGACTCGCGCGGATGATCCCCGCGATGGCGCCCTACCTGGACCGCATGCCGCGCTGCTTCGTGGACGGCGGCTACTACACCAAGACCCGGGAGAACCGCTTCCTCGCGGGTCCATTGCCCGTCGAGGGCGCATACGTCATCGGCGCGCTCTCGGGCTACGGGATGATGGCGTCCAACGGCGCGGCGGATCTGCTCGCCGACTACATCGCCGAGCGCCCCCTGCCCCGCTACGCCCCTGCCTTCCGCCTCGACCGCTACGACGACCCCGCCTACGTCAAGCTCCTCGAAAACTGGGGCGACTCCGGCCAGCTCTGA
- a CDS encoding ABC transporter substrate-binding protein, producing the protein MIDRRAFVTSVAVGALLASRSADAQQARGMRRIGWLSPASAADGLPNLEALRAGLRELAYVEGQNITIEARWADGRSERLPQLAAELVRLPVEVLCTAGSQAAGAAKHSTSTIPIVFANVAFPDQSGLVASYPRPGGNITGVAFIGPEYGKRLELLKEARPRLSRVALIYNPDNPGNVSALQETQRWATPLGVRLEPHKFRGPQDFERVFGAIAGKRPDALMTTADPLIASYRTRIVDFAAKNRLPSMYPGREFVDAGGLMFYGGSVPEMYRRAAVYVDRILKGAKPADLPVEQPIKFDMVINLKTAKALGLTIPQSLLLRADEVVQ; encoded by the coding sequence GTGATCGACCGGCGCGCGTTCGTCACCAGCGTCGCCGTCGGCGCTCTCCTGGCATCGCGCTCAGCCGACGCGCAGCAGGCCAGGGGTATGCGCCGAATCGGATGGTTATCACCCGCCTCGGCCGCCGACGGCCTCCCTAACCTGGAGGCCCTTCGGGCTGGATTGCGCGAGCTCGCGTACGTGGAAGGCCAGAACATCACCATCGAGGCCCGCTGGGCCGATGGGCGCAGCGAGCGCCTTCCCCAGCTCGCCGCTGAGCTGGTTCGTCTCCCCGTGGAGGTCCTTTGCACTGCGGGCTCGCAAGCCGCCGGAGCGGCCAAGCACTCGACGTCCACGATCCCGATCGTGTTTGCGAACGTCGCGTTCCCCGATCAGTCGGGCCTCGTCGCCAGCTACCCGCGCCCCGGGGGCAACATCACGGGGGTCGCGTTCATCGGCCCTGAATACGGGAAGCGGTTAGAGCTGCTCAAGGAGGCCCGTCCCAGGCTCTCTCGTGTCGCGCTGATCTACAACCCCGACAATCCCGGGAACGTCTCGGCCCTCCAAGAGACGCAACGGTGGGCAACCCCCTTGGGTGTCAGGCTCGAGCCTCACAAGTTCCGGGGTCCGCAGGATTTCGAGCGCGTCTTCGGGGCGATCGCCGGGAAGCGGCCTGATGCGCTCATGACGACGGCCGATCCACTCATCGCCTCCTATCGCACACGCATCGTCGACTTCGCCGCGAAGAATCGCCTGCCCTCCATGTACCCGGGCAGGGAGTTCGTGGACGCCGGGGGCCTCATGTTCTATGGCGGCAGCGTTCCCGAGATGTACCGGCGCGCCGCCGTGTACGTGGACAGGATCCTCAAGGGTGCCAAGCCCGCCGACCTGCCGGTGGAGCAGCCGATCAAGTTTGACATGGTGATCAACCTGAAAACGGCGAAGGCGCTCGGGCTGACGATCCCGCAGTCCCTCCTGCTGCGGGCGGACGAGGTGGTCCAGTGA
- a CDS encoding PqiC family protein — protein sequence MITPARRPLYALLFVTALVGAGCLGGGSAATRFYVLAPGEIPAVPVAGATSVGVGPVGVPGYLDRPQIVTRPAADKIDLGEFDQWGEPLRDGISRVLAEDLARQMPSARISIFPWRSLESVRYQVIVDVTRLDGPAGGDLALEARWRILDAAGKEVAVKTTRLAEPTGGAGYSATVSAMSRVLAALSREIAQALAALPK from the coding sequence ATGATCACCCCGGCCCGCCGTCCCCTCTACGCGCTCCTCTTCGTCACGGCCTTGGTCGGCGCCGGTTGCCTCGGCGGCGGCAGCGCCGCGACCCGCTTCTACGTGCTCGCACCGGGCGAGATCCCGGCCGTGCCGGTGGCCGGCGCGACGTCCGTCGGCGTCGGCCCCGTGGGCGTGCCCGGCTATCTCGACAGGCCGCAGATCGTGACGCGGCCGGCGGCGGACAAGATCGACCTGGGTGAGTTCGACCAGTGGGGTGAGCCGCTGCGTGACGGGATTTCCCGCGTGCTCGCCGAGGATCTGGCGCGCCAGATGCCCTCGGCGCGGATCTCGATCTTCCCGTGGCGGAGCCTGGAGAGCGTTCGCTACCAGGTAATCGTGGACGTGACGCGCTTGGACGGCCCGGCGGGCGGCGACCTCGCCCTCGAGGCGCGCTGGCGTATCCTGGACGCCGCGGGCAAGGAAGTCGCGGTCAAGACCACGCGCCTCGCCGAGCCCACGGGCGGCGCCGGGTACAGCGCGACGGTGTCGGCCATGAGCCGGGTGCTGGCGGCCCTCAGCCGCGAGATCGCCCAGGCGCTGGCGGCGCTGCCCAAGTAG
- a CDS encoding MlaD family protein, producing the protein MSKRANPTAIGAFVVSAVALAVVGIITLGGMQIFKKELPFVMFFDGDLGGLDVGAPVEIRGVKIGAVTKIRLFANTNRIGVYVNIDPSLLPRGGKVRQNAEAVEDLIKQGLRAQLKTQSMLTGQLLVYLDFFPGISVALVGLDPDVPEIPTVPTTLARLQAQVEAIFNKLDKVKFDELINDVSLTLKGAKDLMASPELKAAVVSANTALQQADKTLKRLDAQLELLGSKTDATLVETRELLAETRKFLANVDAQIGPLAASIKDASTSAQGTLRTVDRAVDGDSRLGYEALRTLRDVADAARSLKALADYLERHPDALLRGKGGSDSE; encoded by the coding sequence ATGAGCAAGCGCGCGAACCCGACCGCCATCGGCGCCTTCGTGGTATCCGCCGTGGCGCTCGCGGTGGTGGGCATCATCACTCTCGGCGGGATGCAGATCTTCAAGAAGGAGCTGCCCTTCGTCATGTTCTTCGACGGCGACCTCGGCGGGCTCGACGTCGGCGCTCCGGTCGAGATCCGGGGTGTCAAGATCGGAGCGGTCACGAAGATCCGCCTCTTCGCGAACACCAACAGGATCGGGGTCTACGTCAACATCGACCCCTCGCTCCTGCCCAGGGGCGGCAAGGTCAGACAGAACGCCGAGGCCGTCGAGGACCTGATCAAGCAGGGTCTCAGGGCTCAGCTCAAGACGCAGAGCATGTTGACGGGGCAGCTCCTGGTTTACCTGGATTTCTTTCCTGGCATTTCGGTCGCGCTGGTCGGGCTAGACCCAGACGTGCCGGAGATTCCGACGGTCCCGACGACGCTCGCGCGACTGCAGGCGCAGGTCGAGGCGATCTTCAACAAGCTCGACAAGGTCAAGTTCGACGAACTGATCAACGACGTGAGCCTGACGCTCAAGGGCGCGAAGGATCTCATGGCCTCTCCCGAGCTGAAGGCCGCCGTCGTCTCGGCGAACACCGCGCTCCAGCAGGCCGACAAGACGCTGAAACGGCTCGACGCGCAGCTCGAGCTTCTCGGCTCGAAGACCGACGCCACGCTCGTCGAGACGCGCGAGCTCCTGGCCGAGACGAGGAAGTTCCTGGCGAACGTCGACGCGCAGATCGGTCCGCTCGCGGCCTCGATCAAGGACGCCAGCACGTCCGCCCAGGGGACGCTCCGCACCGTGGACCGCGCGGTGGATGGCGACTCCCGCCTGGGCTACGAGGCGCTCCGCACCCTCCGGGACGTCGCGGACGCCGCCCGGTCGCTGAAGGCGCTGGCCGACTACCTCGAGCGGCACCCGGATGCCCTTCTTCGCGGCAAGGGAGGCTCAGACAGCGAATGA
- a CDS encoding ABC transporter permease, whose protein sequence is MPDAPWSWSLDPAADGSLVLRLSGSWRMQDHLPSAAEVETKIGARSSARRLAFDTREVSAWDTGLLVFVLKVIEAGTPRGITADRTGLPEGVRKLLDLAAAVPERDTKRGGAEQPLLARVGSAAAGAGDGAREMVTFVGEASLALARAAVGRARFRRVDLVLNIQEAGVSALGIVSLISFLIGLILAFVGAIQLRQFGAQIYIADLVAIGMAREMGAMMAAIIMAGRTGAAYAAQLGTMRVNEEIDALSTMGISPFEFLVLPRMLGLILMMPLLTIYADLVGIAGGAVVGVGMLKVGIIPYWNHTWAAASLADFSAGMIKSVVFGVLIAIAGCLRGMQCGRSSAAVGLAATSAVVTGIVFIIVSDAILTVVYDAIGF, encoded by the coding sequence ATGCCCGATGCGCCCTGGAGCTGGAGTCTCGACCCCGCCGCCGACGGCAGCCTCGTCCTCCGCCTCTCCGGTTCCTGGCGAATGCAGGATCACCTGCCATCCGCGGCAGAGGTCGAGACGAAGATCGGCGCCCGGTCCTCGGCGCGCCGGCTGGCTTTCGACACGCGCGAGGTCAGCGCGTGGGACACGGGACTCCTGGTGTTCGTGCTCAAGGTGATCGAGGCGGGGACGCCGCGCGGCATCACGGCGGACCGCACAGGGCTGCCCGAGGGCGTCCGTAAGCTTCTCGACCTGGCTGCGGCGGTGCCGGAGCGCGACACGAAGCGCGGCGGCGCGGAGCAGCCCCTTCTCGCCAGGGTAGGCAGCGCGGCCGCGGGCGCCGGAGACGGCGCTCGGGAGATGGTCACCTTCGTCGGCGAGGCCTCGCTCGCGCTCGCGCGCGCCGCCGTCGGCCGCGCGCGCTTCAGGCGCGTGGACCTCGTGCTCAACATTCAGGAGGCCGGGGTCAGCGCCCTCGGCATCGTCTCGCTCATCAGCTTCCTGATCGGCTTGATCCTCGCCTTCGTGGGCGCCATCCAGCTCCGCCAGTTCGGCGCCCAGATCTACATCGCGGACCTGGTCGCCATCGGCATGGCCCGGGAGATGGGCGCCATGATGGCGGCCATCATCATGGCCGGCCGCACGGGGGCGGCCTACGCGGCCCAGCTGGGGACGATGCGGGTCAACGAGGAGATCGACGCGCTGAGCACCATGGGCATCTCCCCATTCGAGTTCCTCGTGCTGCCGCGCATGCTCGGCCTCATCCTCATGATGCCGCTCCTGACGATCTACGCGGACCTGGTCGGCATCGCGGGCGGCGCCGTGGTCGGGGTCGGCATGCTCAAGGTCGGCATCATTCCCTACTGGAACCACACCTGGGCCGCCGCGTCGCTCGCCGACTTCTCCGCCGGCATGATCAAGAGCGTCGTCTTCGGCGTGCTCATCGCCATCGCCGGGTGCCTGCGTGGCATGCAGTGCGGGCGCAGCTCGGCCGCGGTGGGGCTGGCCGCCACGTCTGCCGTCGTGACCGGCATCGTTTTCATCATCGTCTCCGACGCCATCCTCACGGTGGTCTACGATGCCATCGGATTTTAA
- a CDS encoding ATP-binding cassette domain-containing protein: protein MAYGDFVIQRNLTFDVARGQVFIIMGGSGCGKSTLLRHLIGLIRPAKGDVFFDDETFWGADDEQRQLMTRRFGVLYQSGALWSSMTLAENIGLPLGEFTDLSPDQIREVASLKLSLVGLGGFEDFYPSEISGGMQKRAGLARAMALDPDILFLDEPSAGLDPVSSRLLDDLILELRESLNCTVVAVTHELASIFTIADNSVYLDAETRTMLAQGNPRTLLAESKDPRIHAFLTRGGQEAGAAPAGASSGRSTGGKS, encoded by the coding sequence ATGGCCTACGGCGACTTCGTCATCCAGCGCAACCTGACCTTCGACGTCGCGCGCGGCCAAGTCTTCATCATCATGGGCGGCAGCGGCTGCGGCAAGAGCACGCTTCTGCGGCACCTCATCGGGCTGATACGGCCGGCGAAAGGCGACGTGTTCTTCGACGACGAGACCTTCTGGGGCGCGGACGACGAGCAGCGCCAGCTGATGACGCGCCGCTTCGGCGTCCTCTACCAGAGCGGGGCGCTCTGGAGCTCGATGACGCTCGCGGAGAACATCGGGCTGCCGCTCGGCGAGTTCACCGACCTAAGTCCCGACCAGATCCGCGAGGTCGCCTCGCTCAAGCTCTCGCTGGTGGGGCTCGGCGGCTTCGAGGACTTCTACCCGTCCGAGATCAGCGGCGGCATGCAGAAGCGCGCCGGCCTCGCGCGGGCCATGGCGCTCGACCCCGACATCCTCTTCCTCGACGAGCCCTCGGCCGGGCTCGACCCGGTCAGCTCGCGTCTGCTCGACGATTTGATCCTGGAGCTGCGGGAGAGCCTCAACTGCACCGTGGTCGCCGTGACGCACGAGCTGGCGAGCATCTTCACCATCGCCGACAACTCCGTCTACCTCGACGCCGAGACCCGGACCATGCTCGCCCAGGGCAACCCCCGGACCCTGCTGGCGGAGTCGAAGGATCCCAGGATCCACGCGTTCCTGACGCGCGGCGGGCAGGAGGCCGGCGCCGCACCGGCCGGCGCATCCTCGGGGCGGTCGACTGGAGGCAAGTCATGA
- a CDS encoding ABC transporter substrate-binding protein, producing the protein MDRRTFLSVLGFLAAPLAAEAQQPAKISRIGFLSPSSPSDPPMQHSLEVFRHGLGELGYVEGQNIAIESRWAEGKYDRLPGLAAELVRLKVDVIVTAAVPAIRAAKEATSTIPIVMAVVVDPVATGLVASLARPGGNITGLSNMAPELVGKQLQMLKEVVPKASRVAVLWNPANPGNAPQLREAEAAARTLGVRLQPVEARDPNDFDGAFAAMIRQQAGALIVLLDVMFTDHRTRIADLAAKSRLPAVYGLSEHAEAGGLMAYSASRAALFRRAATYVDKILKGAKPADLPVERPTKFELVINLKTAKALGLTIPPSLLVRADRVIE; encoded by the coding sequence ATGGATCGGCGGACATTTCTGAGCGTCCTGGGCTTTCTCGCCGCGCCGCTCGCCGCCGAGGCGCAGCAGCCGGCGAAGATCTCCCGAATAGGCTTTCTATCGCCGAGCTCTCCTTCTGACCCGCCAATGCAGCACTCCCTCGAAGTCTTCCGGCACGGATTGGGCGAGCTGGGCTATGTAGAAGGTCAGAACATCGCCATTGAGTCCCGTTGGGCGGAGGGCAAGTACGACCGGCTCCCGGGTCTCGCGGCCGAGCTGGTCCGTCTGAAGGTGGACGTCATCGTTACCGCGGCTGTGCCAGCGATCCGGGCAGCCAAAGAAGCGACGAGCACGATCCCCATCGTCATGGCGGTCGTTGTTGATCCTGTGGCGACTGGCCTCGTCGCCAGTCTCGCGCGGCCGGGGGGGAACATCACGGGGCTGTCCAATATGGCCCCCGAGCTCGTGGGAAAGCAGTTGCAGATGCTCAAGGAGGTCGTTCCCAAGGCTTCCCGGGTGGCCGTCCTTTGGAATCCGGCAAATCCAGGCAACGCACCACAGTTGCGAGAGGCGGAGGCTGCGGCCCGAACATTGGGAGTGCGGCTTCAACCCGTCGAGGCGCGTGATCCCAACGACTTCGACGGCGCCTTCGCGGCGATGATCAGGCAGCAGGCGGGGGCACTCATTGTCCTGTTGGACGTGATGTTCACTGACCACCGAACACGCATCGCAGACCTCGCGGCTAAGAGCCGCCTGCCGGCAGTATACGGGCTGTCGGAGCACGCGGAGGCCGGCGGCCTCATGGCCTACAGCGCGAGCAGGGCTGCCCTGTTCCGACGGGCCGCCACCTACGTGGACAAGATCCTGAAAGGCGCCAAGCCCGCCGACCTGCCGGTGGAGCGGCCCACAAAGTTCGAGCTCGTCATCAACCTCAAGACCGCCAAGGCGCTCGGCCTGACGATCCCACCGTCGCTGCTGGTGCGAGCGGACCGAGTGATCGAGTAA